Proteins encoded within one genomic window of Mya arenaria isolate MELC-2E11 chromosome 13, ASM2691426v1:
- the LOC128212948 gene encoding uncharacterized protein LOC128212948 isoform X1 has translation MTENCKTIGAMGRKWRRREQAAIATEEPNDYKWSSQSYTLKGILASFKLPVVVQCREDTDAQNLQNFFFDLRQPILLHSRRTSRKVFARCVRTGEGGTVKELLPEVVIPEDYAGWFKLSKGLEFAKPVPHKSVEAIAETSSGFFLCTTEFNAIVVTESVEDDENSSASFVRPVVEGEVLRKTGIQKLNRLLLPEPERSFTLDNRYLLCIDEKDCELFVPLSQTGLFYEVSDGNFDKNDNSVVQISDLLDEMVELPLYVRHILGDPPPISKFYSPNLKLVRVMEEETVMGSTLETDEEALPLEIQSNSPIKFEIALNTRMLQLCSEYTEAVELCNNLSPSYVTDMKLAVTFKLKPEEETITGVAEGQDNPAFSPDSNEQLDSLTNSMRTTLTTNSAGKESECGEEEANSEFNIQWQPTPNPSARNTPDNTCAENDKENECESVDGSVDTEQAKKLNTVLGGHFFNTEQRPYENIVSTNISPPVQWLSKSLSDTNLGQSEQSEYFVFNSNQTVDSVSPYDHITEEITDFSVRPTEADVNTEICGSPVVIAPPMCFSDSLSSLPSTMTARSSKSSNVPSSNSTVASSNISLSEFFSKVKHENQNFNMDVDEEGPPEPVVPTYSNSYMFTGDVFISPDSDGSTESLHSRAESDISSRGSICESWNSWEENKYRVVRRKNIQEIPRNGRTNPLPVAIDSRSDSGQGRSVSLCDDLIHFDDPSKTSSTSSIVTCKVADEMVSSCNDLRLSLDEITRHARDSHVESSWQAFCLERSSSLPVRSASKPQIRDIDENQSQSWEQISPRRSESNSNSLMSTPRYSDKSKHVTKPKDLRLNLAHEDKLQLISDTCSEDSSQYSNRSVDSANEQLYSGDNSFTLSESSDSSDMSVTEGPESVLAAIAEMNVYLDQVSTGDSANQGSAHAQDSASIKQKIKIQREIKRKQFGNWNDNAVII, from the exons ATGAcagaaaattgtaaaacaatc GGTGCGATGGGGCGGAAGTGGAGGCGGCGGGAGCAAGCGGCGATAGCAACAGAAGAGCCGAACGACTACAAATGGAGCTCACAGAGCTACACGCTCAAAGGCATCCTGGCCAGCTTCAAACTTCCGGTTGTGGTCCAGTGCCGCGAGGACACGGACGCACAGAACCTGCAG AACTTTTTCTTCGACCTACGCCAGCCGATCCTCCTACACAGCCGCCGGACCAGTCGGAAGGTGTTCGCCAGGTGCGTGCGGACCGGGGAGGGCGGCACCGTCAAGGAACTTCTTCCGGAAGTCGTCATACCGGAGGACTATGCAG GCTGGTTCAAACTCAGCAAGGGCCTGGAATTTGCCAAACCAGTACCTCATAAATCAGTGGAAGCCATCGCTGAAACCAGCTCCGGGTTCTTCCTCTGTACCACGGAATTCAACGCCATTGTTGTTACGGAATCAGTCGAAGATGACGAAAACAGTTCGGCAAGTTTCGTACGGCCCGTCGTAGAAGGCGAGGTTCTACGGAAAACTGGCATCCAGAAATTGAATCGGCTCTTGCTTCCGGAGCCAGAGAGATCATTTACGCTTGACAATCGCTATTTATTGTGTATAGATGAAAAAGACTGTGAATTATTTGTGCCACTGTCACAGACGGGACTATTTTACGAAGTATCAGATggtaattttgacaaaaatgataaCTCGGTTGTCCAAATTTCAGACCTTTTGGACGAAATGGTAGAACTACCCTTGTACGTCAGACATATTCTTGGTGACCCTCCGCCCATATCAAAATTTTATTCCCCTAACCTGAAACTAGTCCGAGTAATGGAAGAAGAGACGGTAATGGGTTCTACCCTGGAAACTGACGAAGAAGCTCTTCCATTGGAGATACAAAGCAACTCACCAATAAAGTTTGAAATTGCATTGAATACTCGTATGCTTCAGTTATGTAGTGAATACACTGAAGCTGTTGAACTATGTAACAATCTTTCTCCGAGTTATGTTACAGATATGAAGCTGGCAGTCACATTTAAACTTAAACCAGAGGAAGAAACAATCACCGGTGTCGCCGAGGGGCAGGATAACCCTGCTTTTTCACCAGACTCGAATGAACAATTAGATTCATTAACAAACTCAATGAGAACGACATTAACAACGAATTCAGCGGGGAAGGAGAGTGAATGTGGTGAAGAAGAAGCGAACTCGGAGTTTAACATCCAGTGGCAACCGACGCCTAATCCAAGTGCACGAAACACACCGGACAATACATGTGCGGAAAACGATAAAGAAAACGAGTGTGAAAGTGTCGATGGTAGTGTTGATACTGAACAAGCCAAGAAACTGAACACTGTTCTTGGTGGCCATTTCTTTAATACTGAACAAAGACCATATGAAAACATCGTGTCAACTAACATTTCACCGCCAGTTCAGTGGCTTTCCAAAAGTCTTTCAGACACAAATCTCGGACAATCTGAACAGagtgaatattttgtttttaattcaaatcAGACGGTGGATTCTGTTTCACCATATGACCATATAACAGAGGAGATAACAGATTTCTCTGTACGCCCGACGGAGGCAGACGTCAACACCGAGATATGTGGTTCCCCGGTCGTCATAGCTCCGCCCATGTGTTTTTCTGACAGTCTTAGCTCGTTACCTAGTACCATGACAGCGCGTTCCTCTAAGTCGTCTAATGTGCCTTCTTCAAATTCTACCGTTGCAAGCAGCAATATTAGTTTGTCAGAGTTCTTTTCTAAGGTCAAACAcgaaaatcaaaattttaacaTGGACGTTGACGAAGAAGGGCCCCCAGAACCAGTAGTACCTACCTATAGCAATTCCTATATGTTCACAGGAGATGTGTTTATCAGTCCGGACAGTGATGGCAGTACAGAAAGCCTCCATAGTCGCGCCGAAAGTGACATCAGCAGTCGAGGAAGCATCTGCGAGAGCTGGAATAGCTGGGAAGAAAATAAGTACCGGGTTGTGCGTAGGAAGAATATTCAAGAAATTCCAAGAAACGGTCGGACAAACCCACTTCCCGTGGCTATTGACAGCCGGTCTGACTCTGGCCAGGGCAGGAGTGTGTCCCTCTGTGATGACCTCATACACTTTGATGACCCGTCAAAAACGTCATCAACTAGCAGTATTGTCACATGTAAGGTTGCAGATGAGATGGTGTCTAGTTGTAATGACTTAAGATTGTCTTTAGACGAAATAACGCGACACGCACGTGACAGCCACGTGGAGAGCTCGTGGCAGGCATTCTGCCTTGAACGCTCCAGCTCACTTCCGGTCCGTTCGGCGTCAAAACCGCAAATTCGTGACATCGACGAAAATCAGTCTCAGAGTTGGGAACAAATAAGCCCACGGAGATCAGAAAGTAACTCCAACTCGCTGATGAGTACGCCTAGATATTCTGACAAATCTAAACATGTCACCAAACCGAAGGATTTAAGACTGAACCTTGCTCATGAGGACAAACTCCAACTGATATCTGACACGTGTTCAGAAGACAGTTCGCAGTATTCCAACCGCAGTGTTGACTCAGCAAACGAACAGTTATATTCTGGAGACAACTCTTTCACACTGTCGGAATCATCGGATTCATCGGACATGTCTGTCACTGAAGGTCCTGAGTCTGTCTTGGCCGCCATAGCGGAAATGAACGTCTATCTTGATCAGGTGTCAACAGGCGATAGTGCGAATCAGGGAAGTGCGCACGCGCAAGACTCTGCTTCAATCAAGCAGAAGATAAAGATTCAGCGTGAAATCAAACGAAAACAATTTGGTAACTGGAATGACAATGCCGTTATTATTTGA
- the LOC128212948 gene encoding uncharacterized protein LOC128212948 isoform X2: MGRKWRRREQAAIATEEPNDYKWSSQSYTLKGILASFKLPVVVQCREDTDAQNLQNFFFDLRQPILLHSRRTSRKVFARCVRTGEGGTVKELLPEVVIPEDYAGWFKLSKGLEFAKPVPHKSVEAIAETSSGFFLCTTEFNAIVVTESVEDDENSSASFVRPVVEGEVLRKTGIQKLNRLLLPEPERSFTLDNRYLLCIDEKDCELFVPLSQTGLFYEVSDGNFDKNDNSVVQISDLLDEMVELPLYVRHILGDPPPISKFYSPNLKLVRVMEEETVMGSTLETDEEALPLEIQSNSPIKFEIALNTRMLQLCSEYTEAVELCNNLSPSYVTDMKLAVTFKLKPEEETITGVAEGQDNPAFSPDSNEQLDSLTNSMRTTLTTNSAGKESECGEEEANSEFNIQWQPTPNPSARNTPDNTCAENDKENECESVDGSVDTEQAKKLNTVLGGHFFNTEQRPYENIVSTNISPPVQWLSKSLSDTNLGQSEQSEYFVFNSNQTVDSVSPYDHITEEITDFSVRPTEADVNTEICGSPVVIAPPMCFSDSLSSLPSTMTARSSKSSNVPSSNSTVASSNISLSEFFSKVKHENQNFNMDVDEEGPPEPVVPTYSNSYMFTGDVFISPDSDGSTESLHSRAESDISSRGSICESWNSWEENKYRVVRRKNIQEIPRNGRTNPLPVAIDSRSDSGQGRSVSLCDDLIHFDDPSKTSSTSSIVTCKVADEMVSSCNDLRLSLDEITRHARDSHVESSWQAFCLERSSSLPVRSASKPQIRDIDENQSQSWEQISPRRSESNSNSLMSTPRYSDKSKHVTKPKDLRLNLAHEDKLQLISDTCSEDSSQYSNRSVDSANEQLYSGDNSFTLSESSDSSDMSVTEGPESVLAAIAEMNVYLDQVSTGDSANQGSAHAQDSASIKQKIKIQREIKRKQFGNWNDNAVII, from the exons ATGGGGCGGAAGTGGAGGCGGCGGGAGCAAGCGGCGATAGCAACAGAAGAGCCGAACGACTACAAATGGAGCTCACAGAGCTACACGCTCAAAGGCATCCTGGCCAGCTTCAAACTTCCGGTTGTGGTCCAGTGCCGCGAGGACACGGACGCACAGAACCTGCAG AACTTTTTCTTCGACCTACGCCAGCCGATCCTCCTACACAGCCGCCGGACCAGTCGGAAGGTGTTCGCCAGGTGCGTGCGGACCGGGGAGGGCGGCACCGTCAAGGAACTTCTTCCGGAAGTCGTCATACCGGAGGACTATGCAG GCTGGTTCAAACTCAGCAAGGGCCTGGAATTTGCCAAACCAGTACCTCATAAATCAGTGGAAGCCATCGCTGAAACCAGCTCCGGGTTCTTCCTCTGTACCACGGAATTCAACGCCATTGTTGTTACGGAATCAGTCGAAGATGACGAAAACAGTTCGGCAAGTTTCGTACGGCCCGTCGTAGAAGGCGAGGTTCTACGGAAAACTGGCATCCAGAAATTGAATCGGCTCTTGCTTCCGGAGCCAGAGAGATCATTTACGCTTGACAATCGCTATTTATTGTGTATAGATGAAAAAGACTGTGAATTATTTGTGCCACTGTCACAGACGGGACTATTTTACGAAGTATCAGATggtaattttgacaaaaatgataaCTCGGTTGTCCAAATTTCAGACCTTTTGGACGAAATGGTAGAACTACCCTTGTACGTCAGACATATTCTTGGTGACCCTCCGCCCATATCAAAATTTTATTCCCCTAACCTGAAACTAGTCCGAGTAATGGAAGAAGAGACGGTAATGGGTTCTACCCTGGAAACTGACGAAGAAGCTCTTCCATTGGAGATACAAAGCAACTCACCAATAAAGTTTGAAATTGCATTGAATACTCGTATGCTTCAGTTATGTAGTGAATACACTGAAGCTGTTGAACTATGTAACAATCTTTCTCCGAGTTATGTTACAGATATGAAGCTGGCAGTCACATTTAAACTTAAACCAGAGGAAGAAACAATCACCGGTGTCGCCGAGGGGCAGGATAACCCTGCTTTTTCACCAGACTCGAATGAACAATTAGATTCATTAACAAACTCAATGAGAACGACATTAACAACGAATTCAGCGGGGAAGGAGAGTGAATGTGGTGAAGAAGAAGCGAACTCGGAGTTTAACATCCAGTGGCAACCGACGCCTAATCCAAGTGCACGAAACACACCGGACAATACATGTGCGGAAAACGATAAAGAAAACGAGTGTGAAAGTGTCGATGGTAGTGTTGATACTGAACAAGCCAAGAAACTGAACACTGTTCTTGGTGGCCATTTCTTTAATACTGAACAAAGACCATATGAAAACATCGTGTCAACTAACATTTCACCGCCAGTTCAGTGGCTTTCCAAAAGTCTTTCAGACACAAATCTCGGACAATCTGAACAGagtgaatattttgtttttaattcaaatcAGACGGTGGATTCTGTTTCACCATATGACCATATAACAGAGGAGATAACAGATTTCTCTGTACGCCCGACGGAGGCAGACGTCAACACCGAGATATGTGGTTCCCCGGTCGTCATAGCTCCGCCCATGTGTTTTTCTGACAGTCTTAGCTCGTTACCTAGTACCATGACAGCGCGTTCCTCTAAGTCGTCTAATGTGCCTTCTTCAAATTCTACCGTTGCAAGCAGCAATATTAGTTTGTCAGAGTTCTTTTCTAAGGTCAAACAcgaaaatcaaaattttaacaTGGACGTTGACGAAGAAGGGCCCCCAGAACCAGTAGTACCTACCTATAGCAATTCCTATATGTTCACAGGAGATGTGTTTATCAGTCCGGACAGTGATGGCAGTACAGAAAGCCTCCATAGTCGCGCCGAAAGTGACATCAGCAGTCGAGGAAGCATCTGCGAGAGCTGGAATAGCTGGGAAGAAAATAAGTACCGGGTTGTGCGTAGGAAGAATATTCAAGAAATTCCAAGAAACGGTCGGACAAACCCACTTCCCGTGGCTATTGACAGCCGGTCTGACTCTGGCCAGGGCAGGAGTGTGTCCCTCTGTGATGACCTCATACACTTTGATGACCCGTCAAAAACGTCATCAACTAGCAGTATTGTCACATGTAAGGTTGCAGATGAGATGGTGTCTAGTTGTAATGACTTAAGATTGTCTTTAGACGAAATAACGCGACACGCACGTGACAGCCACGTGGAGAGCTCGTGGCAGGCATTCTGCCTTGAACGCTCCAGCTCACTTCCGGTCCGTTCGGCGTCAAAACCGCAAATTCGTGACATCGACGAAAATCAGTCTCAGAGTTGGGAACAAATAAGCCCACGGAGATCAGAAAGTAACTCCAACTCGCTGATGAGTACGCCTAGATATTCTGACAAATCTAAACATGTCACCAAACCGAAGGATTTAAGACTGAACCTTGCTCATGAGGACAAACTCCAACTGATATCTGACACGTGTTCAGAAGACAGTTCGCAGTATTCCAACCGCAGTGTTGACTCAGCAAACGAACAGTTATATTCTGGAGACAACTCTTTCACACTGTCGGAATCATCGGATTCATCGGACATGTCTGTCACTGAAGGTCCTGAGTCTGTCTTGGCCGCCATAGCGGAAATGAACGTCTATCTTGATCAGGTGTCAACAGGCGATAGTGCGAATCAGGGAAGTGCGCACGCGCAAGACTCTGCTTCAATCAAGCAGAAGATAAAGATTCAGCGTGAAATCAAACGAAAACAATTTGGTAACTGGAATGACAATGCCGTTATTATTTGA